The following are encoded in a window of Harmonia axyridis chromosome 7, icHarAxyr1.1, whole genome shotgun sequence genomic DNA:
- the LOC123684421 gene encoding RNA-binding protein 42: MDKFRKMEDEMSRFEAEISGQALMGNGSFPGGFALPGFGNIPPPPAPPMLIPHQVKSFRRPNSSYDTYAAPVVAQPAVVSAKPTLYTIPAKTNISAPTQTQSSVDFMALQSEVEKKLKKLKNEKISAEVAISQGKASSALQSFGPEDYKRKGSKNKKLLRLAGGQTWEDPTLADWADDDFRMFCGDLGNDVTDELLTRTFNKYSSFLRAKVIRDKRTNKSKGYGFISFKDPADFTKAMKEMNGRYVGSRPIKLRKSSWKNRCVDIVKKKEKERAALMNLLTSGPGR; this comes from the exons ATGGATAAATTTCGTAAAATGGAGGACGAAATGAGCAG ATTTGAGGCTGAAATTTCGGGACAAGCTCTGATGGGCAATGGATCTTTTCCCGGAGGATTCGCATTACCAGGATTCGGAAATATTCCACCACCTCCTGCTCCCCCTATGTTGATACCTCATCAAGTCAAAAGCTTCAGAAGACCAAATTCAAGTTATGATACATATGCAGCTCCTGTTGTTGCCCAACCTGCAGTGGTTTCAGCTAAACCTACTTTGTATACTATTCCTGCAAAAACCAATATTTCTGCTCCAACACAAACCCAATCTTCTGTTGATTTTATGGCTTTGCAAAGTGAAGTagaaaagaaattgaagaaactgaaaaatgagaaaataagtGCCGAGGTTGCTATATCTCAAG gaaaagcAAGTAGTGCTCTACAATCTTTTGGTCCGGAGGATTATAAAAGGAAAGGCAGTAAAAATAAAAAGCTCTTAAGGCTGGCAGGGGGCCAAACATGGGAAGATCCAACTCTGGCAGATTGGGCGGACGATGATTTCAGAATGTTTTGCGGAGATTTAGGCAATGACGTTACCGATGAACTGCTTACAAGAACTTTCAACAAGTATTCCTCTTTTCTAAGAGCTAAAGTTATCAGAGATAAGAGAACTAATAAAAGTAAAGGATATGGTTTTATAAGTTTCAAGGATCCAGCCGATTTTACAAAAGCTATGAAGGAAATGAATG GTCGATATGTTGGCAGCAGACCCATCAAGCTCAGGAAGAGCTCCTGGAAAAACAGATGTGTTGACATtgtgaagaaaaaagaaaaagaaagagcAGCTCTGATGAATCTCTTAACATCTGGCCCAGGGCGGTAG
- the LOC123684422 gene encoding uncharacterized protein LOC123684422, which translates to MFLSKFCLNKSRSFYTLHFKCAVQIRSSLDREVPEYSRFYKENIDLLFIVLSNSSEIKMRNILLIICFVFISCTYSLPSYNRGGVPERSDQVRLGLSNTARREKFDRKTAVSWGASGMPFSVLYMRRRHSPKKIQTTTLKPIKQERRRSNSKKTRFNWRIPYSVIPRVFSQIWRMKVRK; encoded by the exons ATGTTTTTGAGCAAATTCTGTTTAAATAAGAGCAGGAGCTTTTATACCCTTCATTTCAAATGCGCGGTTCAGATAAGATCTAGTCTCGATCGCGAAGTACCAGAATACTCGCGATTTTATAAAGAAAACATAGATTtactttttattgttttatcgaATTCCTCAG AAATCAAGATGAGAAATATCTTGTTGATAATCTGCTTTGTTTTCATCTCTTGCACATACTCCTTGCCATCTTATAACAGAGGAGGAGTACCAGAACGATCAGATCAAGTAAGACTAGGGTTGTCAAATACAGCAAGAAGggaaaaatttgatagaaaaactgcAGTAAGCTGGGGAGCAAGTGGAATGCCCTTCAGCGTTCTGTACATGAGACGAAGACATTcaccgaaaaaaattcaaaccacCACATTGAAACCAATCAAACAGGAAAGGAGAAGATCGAACTCGAAAAAGACCAGATTCAACTGGAGAATACCGTACTCCGTAATTCCAAGAGTATTTTCTCAAATATGGAGGATGAAAgttagaaaataa
- the LOC123684429 gene encoding DDB1- and CUL4-associated factor 8-like, with the protein MEENMSDNDTDNKDECDNTQLNRNRNSKRIKIQFSLNSGEGTSNTTDQDNAASASTSNVDNSPTHRARVKSYRTRNYRNSNREDSSASANESEDEAAVSEDENNTESNLSFVDYSSSPESTSTVIRETDTDSETEEPSVLKKTKPKHTWYVVPEVIKRQLGYSSKLHSAELFRNQCYGSLHSVQRLELMYKLEEHSGCVNSLNFYPDGSLLASGSDDLNVVVWDWKVGKCLLKYLTKHRSNVFQSKFLHLCGDLHIATCSRDGQVRIARLSKEGGVRENRKIGSHKSACHKLAVLPDQPHVILSAGEDGFVLSHDVRKTKSDQITSVKMDGKIVPLYSIHGHPLRTHEFCVGGQDIRVRVYDQRKPATPLHIYNPFKTAEPTTYRSLHITSAQYNYNGEEILASYNDGDIYLFNADSLENEYVHKYEGHKNGATIKGVNFFGPKSEFIVSGSDCGNIFFWEKNTEAIVQCMLGDDSGVVNCLEPHPKLPYICTSGLDWDVKVWVPSCETEPSLDKLPEIIKLNKKSRFSSIGVASDAPVLWMLWQHLRRSSRTLRRELREMNFGSDDLGMSSGSGSDDMNDDNDEGGMNESNEEENDDDDEDERSIDFTSECTTS; encoded by the exons ATGGAAGAAAATATGTCAGATAATGACACGGACAACAAAGATGAATGTGATAACACACAACTTAATAGAAATAGAAATTCAAAAcgtataaaaattcaatttagtctCAACTCTGGTGAAGGGACATCTAATACTACTGACCAAGACAACGCTGCCAGTGCAAGTACTAGTAACGTAGATAACTCCCCAACTCATAGAGCAAGAGTTAAAAGTTACAGAACCAGAAACTATCGGAATTCCAATAGGGAAGATTCCAGTGCAAGTGCCAATGAAAG CGAAGATGAGGCTGCTGTATcagaagatgaaaataatacTGAATCAAATTTGTCTTTTGTGGACTATTCTTCAAGTCCTGAAAGTACATCAACTGTGATTCGGGAAACAGATACAGACTCGGAAACAGAAGAACCATCTGTTTTGAAGAAGACTAAACCAAAACATACATG gTATGTAGTGCCTGAAGTTATTAAACGCCAGCTGGGCTACAGTTCAAAATTACACAGCGCTGAATTATTCAGAAATCAGTGCTACGGTTCCTTGCACAGTGTTCAACGCTTAGAACTGATGTATAAATTAGAAGAACATTCTGGCTGTGTCAATAGCTTAAATTTCTATCCAGATGGCTCTCTCTTAGCTAGTGGTTCCGATGATTTGAACGTCGTCGTCTGGGATTGGAAAGTAGGGAAATGTCTTTTGAAATATCTTACCAAGCATAGATCAAACGTCTTCCAAAGCAAATTTTTACATTTGTGTGGTGACCTACATATTGCCACATGCTCAAGAGATGGACAG GTTAGAATAGCTCGGTTATCAAAAGAGGGAGGAGTCAgggaaaatagaaaaataggAAGTCATAAGTCGGCATGTCATAAGTTGGCAGTGTTGCCAGATCAACCGCATGTCATTTTAAGTGCAGGCGAAGATGGTTTCGTACTCAGTCACGATGTTAGAAAGACTAAATCAGATCA AATTACCTCTGTGAAAATGGACGGCAAAATAGTACCGTTGTATAGTATCCATGGACATCCTCTGAGAACACACGAATTTTGTGTAGGAGGGCAGGATATTAGAGTTAGGGTTTACGATCAAAGGAAACCAGCTACTCCTCTTCATATCTATAATCCCTTCAAAACG GCTGAGCCAACTACCTACCGTAGTCTTCACATCACGTCAGCTCAATATAATTACAATGGAGAAGAAATATTAGCGTCTTATAACGATggagatatttatttattcaatgcaGACAGTTTAGAAAACGAATATGTACATAAATATGAAGGACATAAAAACGGTGCTACAATAAAAGGAGTGAACTTCTTCGGTCCGAAATCGGAATTTATTGTTAGCGGTTCCGATTgtggaaatatatttttctgggAAAAGAACACCGAAGCTATCGTGCAGTGCATGCTTGGAGATGACAGTGGCGTT GTGAACTGTTTGGAGCCTCATCCTAAACTTCCGTATATATGTACAAGTGGATTAGATTGGGATGTTAAAGTTTGGGTGCCTTCGTGTGAAACCGAACCGTCTTTAGATAAATTGCCGGAAATCATCAAATTAAACAAGAAAAGCAGATTTTCGAGCATAGGTGTGGCCTCAGATGCTCCCGTCCTATGGATGTTATGGCAACATCTCAGAAGAAGCAGCAGGACACTTAgg AGAGAATTAAGAGAGATGAATTTCGGGTCAGATGACCTGGGCATGAGCAGTGGCAGCGGTAGTGATGATATGAACGATGATAATGATGAAGGAGGCATGAATGAGTccaatgaagaagagaatgatgatgatgatgaagatgAACGATCAATCGATTTTACATCTGAGTGTACAACTTCGTAA